One Alkalicoccus halolimnae DNA segment encodes these proteins:
- the fabG gene encoding 3-oxoacyl-[acyl-carrier-protein] reductase, whose amino-acid sequence MKDMNALVTGGSRGIGRAICLELAENGLNVAVNYSGNKEKAEAVAEECRSRGVESFAVQADVGDSKDAQEMVKEVVNTFGSIDVLVNNAGITRDTLVMRMKDEDFDDVINTNLKGVFNCSKAATRPMMKQRSGRIINISSVVGALGNAGQANYAASKAGVIGLTKSMAREFANRNILVNAVAPGFVSTEMTDELSAEAKEGLLQQIPLGKLGEPAHVAKVVRFLASEDAAYMTGQTLHVDGGMYMP is encoded by the coding sequence ATGAAGGATATGAATGCACTGGTAACCGGCGGATCCAGAGGTATCGGCCGGGCCATATGTCTGGAACTTGCTGAAAACGGATTGAACGTGGCTGTGAATTATTCAGGAAATAAAGAAAAAGCAGAAGCAGTAGCGGAAGAATGCCGAAGCCGGGGAGTGGAATCCTTCGCTGTACAGGCAGACGTTGGCGACAGCAAAGATGCACAGGAGATGGTAAAAGAAGTCGTAAATACTTTTGGCAGCATCGATGTGCTCGTGAACAATGCCGGCATTACCCGGGATACGCTGGTAATGCGCATGAAAGATGAAGATTTTGATGACGTTATTAACACGAATTTAAAAGGGGTATTTAATTGCTCCAAAGCAGCCACGCGTCCAATGATGAAGCAGCGTTCAGGAAGAATCATCAATATTTCGTCTGTAGTAGGAGCTCTTGGTAACGCGGGGCAGGCAAATTATGCAGCGAGTAAAGCAGGGGTGATCGGCTTGACGAAATCTATGGCGAGAGAATTTGCAAACCGTAATATCCTTGTCAATGCCGTGGCGCCGGGATTTGTCTCAACTGAAATGACAGATGAACTTTCTGCAGAAGCTAAGGAAGGACTTCTCCAGCAAATTCCATTGGGGAAATTGGGAGAACCTGCTCATGTGGCCAAGGTTGTTCGGTTTCTTGCTTCCGAAGATGCCGCGTATATGACGGGACAGACGCTGCATGTTGACGGCGGGATGTATATGCCTTAA
- the rnc gene encoding ribonuclease III, translating into MQQSRKIYRRGMKRQGKKLQMTKAQKSRYRQFLESIKVQYEKEDLFIQAFTHSSYVNEHRIRPYDDNERLEFLGDAVLELAISQYLFKLFDHMSEGEMTKLRAAIVCEPSLAKNAEELQFGKYVLLGKGEEMTGGRERPALLADVFEAFVGALYLDSGMGAVYSFLENYVYPKIHGGEFSHMMDFKSQLQELIQRENQGQVQYQIVQEKGPAHSREFVSEVLLEEEHLGKGTGKSKKEAEQMAAQKALEKLNNPE; encoded by the coding sequence ATGCAACAATCCAGAAAAATTTACAGGCGGGGAATGAAGCGGCAGGGAAAGAAACTGCAAATGACAAAAGCTCAAAAATCCCGGTATAGGCAATTTTTAGAATCTATTAAAGTTCAGTATGAAAAGGAAGATTTATTCATTCAGGCATTCACACATTCTTCCTACGTTAATGAACACCGTATTAGACCTTATGATGACAACGAACGGCTCGAATTTTTAGGAGATGCTGTTTTGGAATTGGCCATCTCTCAATATTTATTTAAACTTTTCGATCATATGAGCGAAGGGGAGATGACCAAACTCAGAGCTGCCATCGTATGCGAGCCTTCTTTAGCAAAAAATGCGGAAGAACTTCAGTTTGGGAAATATGTACTGCTTGGTAAGGGAGAAGAAATGACAGGTGGACGGGAGAGACCTGCGCTGCTTGCAGACGTCTTTGAAGCATTTGTTGGAGCACTTTATCTTGATTCAGGTATGGGTGCCGTCTACTCCTTCCTCGAAAATTATGTCTACCCTAAAATACACGGCGGGGAATTTTCTCACATGATGGACTTTAAAAGTCAGCTGCAGGAGTTAATTCAGCGCGAGAATCAAGGTCAGGTACAATATCAGATTGTTCAGGAGAAAGGTCCTGCTCATTCAAGAGAGTTTGTATCAGAAGTGCTTCTCGAAGAGGAACACCTTGGTAAGGGCACCGGTAAATCGAAAAAGGAAGCCGAACAAATGGCTGCTCAAAAAGCACTAGAAAAGCTGAATAACCCGGAATAA
- the smc gene encoding chromosome segregation protein SMC has product MFLKRLELAGFKSFADPVHVEFEDGVTAVVGPNGSGKSNISDAVRWVLGEQSARNLRGAKMEDVIFSGSEKRSPLNMAEISLILNNENSQLKIDFSEVAVTRRVFRSGDSEYLINGQQARLKDIVDLFMDSGIGKESFSIIGQGRVEEILSSKAEDRRAIFEEAAGVRKYKYRKQQSEKKLDDTEDNLSRVRDILYELESQVEPLEEQASLAKEYLVQREELKEIEAALLVFEIKNMHDSWMKEKDLVEEMENRKKRLESTLSKRETKQREGIQELKEIEGALEEYQQKLLKVSEETEKQEGLKELWKERKKHYVQNRAQYRKELETLQEKRADLDRVLEAEQDRLKEISLQVKETKKKLKETKSSLENLDENKEKKIEELKSVYIDLLNEKTSLSNEERYLQEQSEKTNQSIERQKMENAELLSSRVKEEKAFAEAENNYRVCQERVEELVKEWQDKKRRQEKRLKEFEKKETLYYEGLRHMQHLEAKIETQESMQQDYAGFFNGVKHILKERDRSFKGIDGAVAELIDVPEKLQTAVETALGASQQHVVVKDEETGRKAIQFLRERKLGRATFLPRSVVKSRLMAERDTDKIKGDPSFVGIASELVSTKETFETTVRHILGNVVIATDLREAKSLAEKLQYRYRIVTLEGDVLNPGGSMTGGSLQKKQASLISRQKELETLKSNLASLTKDTQKLEEELRSWKHKKQEVEKELEDLKTDGELERENERDAKMALEEKKLSLNALRDRLRIYDLDMQEAEQEQLKRKERRSSLSRQLKEKEAELEELNERISSLSESKVKDDSKKTSVQEQLSELQIQHAKQEEQESNINQTVHRLTKERRDLTAEIVEKDEANSLLEAELSEKTVDASSIDGELDQKRTQKKNYTEKLNKLREKKNGLQELQSSIDAEVKETSNQRQYLQEQLHEHEISINRLDVELDNRLHHLQEEYELSFEAAEKEHHLSIPAEDARAKVKLLKMGLDEIGDVNLGAIEEFERVRERFDFLKEQKDDLEEAKSTLLSIISEMDEEMTSRFKETFSEIQAHFQSVFQELFGGGKASLELTSPDDLLTTGVDIAAQPPGKKLQHLALLSGGERALTAIALLFSILRARPVPFCVLDEVEAALDEANVNRFAEFLKDFSRETQFIVVTHRKGTMETADALYGVTMQESGVSNLVSVKLAESKELVKSGSLREE; this is encoded by the coding sequence ATGTTCCTTAAAAGGCTTGAACTTGCAGGATTTAAATCATTTGCGGATCCGGTACACGTTGAATTTGAAGATGGTGTGACAGCCGTAGTGGGGCCAAACGGAAGTGGGAAAAGTAATATATCGGATGCTGTGCGCTGGGTTCTGGGGGAACAGTCGGCAAGAAATCTGCGAGGGGCAAAAATGGAAGACGTTATTTTTTCAGGAAGTGAGAAACGATCTCCGCTGAATATGGCAGAAATATCTCTTATATTAAATAATGAGAATAGTCAGTTGAAAATAGATTTCAGTGAAGTTGCAGTAACGAGAAGAGTATTCCGCTCCGGCGATAGTGAATACCTTATTAACGGCCAGCAGGCCCGATTAAAGGACATTGTAGATTTATTTATGGATTCAGGTATTGGGAAAGAATCTTTTTCTATCATCGGCCAGGGGCGTGTAGAAGAAATATTAAGCAGCAAAGCGGAGGACCGCCGTGCCATTTTTGAGGAAGCAGCAGGAGTTCGTAAATACAAATACAGGAAGCAGCAGTCAGAAAAAAAACTGGATGATACAGAGGACAACCTGAGCCGGGTAAGGGATATTCTTTACGAATTGGAAAGTCAGGTTGAACCCCTTGAAGAACAGGCTTCTTTGGCAAAAGAATACCTGGTTCAGCGGGAAGAATTAAAAGAAATTGAGGCGGCACTGCTCGTTTTCGAAATTAAAAATATGCATGACTCATGGATGAAAGAAAAAGATCTCGTCGAGGAAATGGAAAACAGGAAAAAACGTCTGGAAAGTACCTTGTCGAAACGGGAAACAAAACAGCGGGAAGGTATTCAGGAACTTAAAGAAATTGAGGGTGCATTAGAAGAGTACCAGCAGAAGCTGTTGAAAGTCAGTGAAGAAACAGAAAAGCAGGAAGGCCTGAAAGAGCTGTGGAAAGAGCGGAAAAAACACTATGTCCAGAATCGTGCCCAGTATCGAAAAGAACTGGAAACTCTTCAGGAGAAACGGGCGGATCTCGACCGTGTGCTCGAAGCTGAACAGGACCGTTTAAAAGAGATAAGTCTCCAGGTGAAGGAAACGAAGAAAAAGCTGAAAGAAACGAAATCCAGCCTGGAGAACTTGGATGAAAACAAAGAAAAGAAGATAGAAGAGCTGAAATCGGTTTATATAGATCTGCTCAATGAAAAAACGAGTCTTTCAAATGAAGAAAGATACCTACAGGAGCAGTCAGAAAAAACGAACCAATCAATTGAACGTCAGAAAATGGAAAATGCTGAACTTCTCTCCAGCAGGGTAAAAGAAGAAAAGGCTTTTGCTGAAGCAGAAAATAATTATAGAGTATGCCAAGAACGTGTCGAAGAGCTGGTGAAGGAATGGCAGGACAAAAAACGTCGACAGGAAAAACGGCTTAAGGAATTCGAAAAAAAAGAAACCCTCTATTATGAGGGCCTGCGGCACATGCAGCATCTTGAGGCGAAGATAGAAACGCAGGAAAGTATGCAGCAGGATTATGCCGGTTTTTTTAATGGAGTAAAGCACATTCTCAAAGAACGGGACCGTTCCTTCAAGGGAATTGATGGAGCCGTGGCAGAACTGATTGACGTTCCTGAAAAGCTGCAGACAGCTGTGGAAACAGCTCTGGGCGCAAGTCAGCAGCATGTCGTGGTCAAAGATGAAGAAACTGGACGCAAAGCCATTCAGTTTCTGCGTGAACGTAAATTGGGTAGAGCTACTTTTCTTCCAAGAAGCGTTGTAAAATCCAGACTGATGGCTGAGCGGGATACAGATAAAATTAAGGGGGACCCGTCTTTCGTAGGGATAGCAAGCGAATTAGTCAGTACGAAGGAGACCTTTGAGACAACAGTCAGACATATTTTAGGGAACGTTGTGATTGCCACCGATCTTCGGGAAGCTAAATCACTTGCAGAAAAACTGCAATATCGTTACCGGATCGTAACGCTCGAAGGTGACGTACTTAACCCCGGCGGATCCATGACGGGTGGGAGTCTGCAGAAAAAGCAGGCCTCACTTATCAGCAGACAGAAAGAACTTGAAACTTTGAAAAGCAATTTGGCTTCTCTGACTAAAGATACTCAGAAACTTGAAGAGGAGCTCCGCAGCTGGAAGCATAAGAAACAGGAAGTGGAGAAAGAGCTGGAAGACTTAAAGACGGATGGGGAACTGGAAAGAGAAAATGAACGTGATGCCAAAATGGCTCTGGAAGAAAAGAAATTGAGCTTAAATGCACTGAGGGACCGGCTGAGAATCTATGATCTTGATATGCAGGAAGCAGAGCAGGAACAGCTTAAAAGAAAGGAACGCCGTTCGTCTCTTTCCCGGCAGTTAAAGGAAAAAGAAGCTGAGTTAGAGGAATTAAATGAACGAATATCCTCTTTGTCAGAAAGTAAAGTCAAAGATGACTCTAAAAAGACGTCCGTTCAGGAGCAGCTTTCAGAGCTTCAGATTCAGCATGCAAAACAAGAAGAACAGGAGAGTAATATTAATCAAACTGTTCATCGCTTAACAAAGGAACGAAGAGATCTCACAGCTGAAATTGTTGAAAAAGACGAAGCAAACAGTCTGCTCGAAGCAGAATTATCTGAAAAAACAGTGGATGCTTCTTCTATTGATGGAGAACTCGATCAAAAAAGAACACAGAAAAAAAATTATACGGAGAAGCTTAATAAGCTTCGGGAAAAAAAGAATGGGCTTCAGGAACTTCAGTCTTCCATTGATGCCGAAGTAAAAGAAACTTCCAATCAGCGCCAGTATCTACAGGAACAGCTTCATGAACATGAAATATCCATAAACAGACTGGATGTGGAGCTGGATAACCGGCTTCATCATCTTCAGGAAGAATATGAACTGTCCTTTGAAGCTGCAGAAAAAGAGCATCACCTTTCCATACCGGCAGAAGACGCCCGTGCTAAAGTGAAATTATTGAAAATGGGCCTGGATGAAATTGGAGACGTTAATCTTGGAGCTATAGAAGAGTTCGAACGTGTTAGAGAACGCTTCGATTTTTTGAAAGAACAGAAAGACGACCTTGAAGAGGCAAAATCTACCCTCCTAAGTATCATTTCTGAAATGGATGAAGAAATGACGAGCCGTTTCAAAGAAACATTTTCTGAAATTCAGGCACACTTCCAGTCTGTATTCCAGGAATTATTCGGCGGAGGAAAAGCTTCACTTGAGCTGACTTCACCAGATGATCTGCTTACTACAGGAGTAGATATAGCCGCTCAGCCCCCTGGGAAAAAACTTCAGCATCTCGCGCTTCTCTCCGGAGGGGAAAGAGCCTTGACCGCGATAGCACTGCTTTTTTCTATCCTGCGTGCCCGTCCGGTTCCGTTCTGCGTACTCGATGAGGTCGAAGCTGCTCTGGACGAAGCAAATGTGAACCGCTTTGCTGAGTTCCTGAAAGACTTCAGCAGGGAAACGCAGTTTATTGTAGTAACTCACAGGAAAGGTACAATGGAAACAGCTGATGCACTTTACGGAGTTACAATGCAGGAATCCGGAGTATCCAACTTAGTGTCTGTGAAACTGGCAGAATCAAAAGAACTTGTTAAGTCAGGTTCTCTAAGGGAGGAATAG
- the ftsY gene encoding signal recognition particle-docking protein FtsY, translated as MSFFKNIKDKLSTQTDQVTEKFKDGLSKTRNSFVGAMNELMMDYRTVDEEFFEELEEILIAADVGVNTVMELVDELREEALRRNIKESKNIQPLITEKLSELLIKSDEETQINMQQGELTVILVVGVNGVGKTTTIGKMAKRFKDDGNKVMMAAGDTFRAGAIEQLEVWGERAGVDVIKQQAGSDPAAVMYDAVKSAKSKNADVLICDTAGRLQNKVNLMKELEKVKRVLTREIPDAPHEVLLVLDATTGQNAMTQAKIFQEVTDVTGIVLTKLDGTAKGGIVMAIRTELDIPVKYVGLGEGMDDLQEFIPEQYVNGLFSEVIQEAGNEEETS; from the coding sequence ATGAGCTTTTTTAAAAATATAAAGGATAAATTATCCACTCAGACCGATCAGGTAACCGAAAAATTCAAAGATGGCCTTTCCAAAACCCGTAATTCGTTTGTAGGTGCAATGAATGAACTAATGATGGATTACAGAACTGTCGATGAAGAATTTTTTGAGGAACTTGAAGAAATCCTAATTGCAGCCGATGTCGGCGTAAATACAGTAATGGAACTCGTCGATGAATTAAGAGAGGAAGCGCTGCGCCGCAATATTAAGGAATCGAAAAATATTCAGCCTCTTATTACGGAAAAATTGTCAGAGCTGCTCATAAAATCGGATGAAGAAACACAGATCAATATGCAGCAGGGAGAACTGACAGTAATTCTTGTCGTTGGTGTAAATGGAGTAGGAAAGACGACGACTATCGGTAAAATGGCTAAAAGGTTTAAAGATGACGGGAACAAGGTCATGATGGCAGCGGGAGACACGTTTCGTGCCGGTGCCATCGAGCAGCTCGAAGTGTGGGGGGAGAGAGCAGGTGTTGACGTAATTAAACAACAGGCCGGTTCGGACCCTGCAGCAGTCATGTATGATGCCGTAAAATCTGCTAAGTCAAAAAACGCGGATGTCCTGATCTGTGATACTGCGGGAAGACTTCAAAACAAAGTGAATCTGATGAAAGAACTTGAAAAGGTAAAGCGTGTACTTACCCGGGAAATTCCTGATGCGCCCCATGAAGTCCTTCTCGTTCTCGATGCCACGACGGGTCAGAACGCTATGACACAGGCGAAAATATTTCAGGAAGTAACGGATGTCACCGGCATTGTCCTGACGAAATTAGATGGAACTGCCAAAGGTGGAATCGTCATGGCGATACGCACGGAACTTGATATCCCCGTCAAATATGTCGGCCTGGGAGAAGGGATGGATGATCTTCAGGAATTTATTCCCGAACAATATGTAAACGGCCTTTTTTCTGAAGTTATTCAGGAAGCTGGAAACGAGGAAGAAACATCGTAG
- a CDS encoding DUF1128 domain-containing protein yields the protein MNKLENAQTKQEMENMIEEIKQKLQIVNGGAMKAEFYGEDKYKEIQEIHQMVMSKPSFSVNEMDAIVSELGAMRNK from the coding sequence ATGAATAAATTGGAAAATGCACAGACGAAGCAGGAAATGGAAAACATGATTGAAGAAATAAAACAGAAGCTGCAAATTGTTAACGGCGGCGCGATGAAAGCCGAGTTTTATGGAGAAGATAAATATAAAGAGATCCAGGAAATCCACCAGATGGTAATGTCCAAGCCGTCTTTTAGTGTAAACGAAATGGATGCTATCGTGTCAGAACTCGGAGCTATGCGCAATAAGTAA
- the plsX gene encoding phosphate acyltransferase PlsX, with product MRLAVDIMGGDNAPQSAVEGCQIALDTYPDIELIMIGNQDNIPETMQKSPRVTVVHTTTAIESEDSPVKAVRRKKDASMVLSVQYVKDGKADAAVSAGNTGALMTAGLLIVGRTKGIERPALSPMLPTLNGDGFLLLDVGANMEAKPSHLVQYAVMGDVYMKKVRGVESPRIGLLNVGSEEGKGSELVKAAYEELNQMPLNFIGNVEARDLLEGAADVVVCDGFSGNLVLKSIEGTAMSLFSLLKEELTSSLKNKLAAGVLKPAFKTVKNKMDYSEYGGAGLFGLNAPIIKAHGSSDAKAFASAVKQAKVMHDESVIETIRQSVESIKETGDQ from the coding sequence ATGCGGCTGGCTGTAGATATAATGGGTGGAGATAACGCTCCTCAAAGCGCAGTGGAGGGGTGTCAAATTGCTCTGGATACATATCCTGATATCGAACTGATAATGATTGGAAACCAGGACAACATACCGGAGACGATGCAGAAATCTCCCAGAGTAACTGTCGTTCATACTACTACTGCTATTGAATCAGAAGATTCTCCTGTAAAAGCGGTCCGAAGAAAAAAGGATGCTTCCATGGTTTTAAGCGTTCAGTATGTAAAAGATGGAAAAGCAGATGCTGCTGTATCTGCCGGGAATACAGGTGCCCTCATGACTGCGGGACTGCTGATAGTCGGACGAACAAAAGGAATAGAGCGTCCTGCACTGTCTCCAATGCTGCCTACTTTGAACGGTGACGGCTTTCTACTCCTCGATGTTGGTGCAAACATGGAAGCGAAACCCTCCCATCTTGTTCAATACGCCGTAATGGGAGACGTATATATGAAAAAAGTCAGAGGTGTCGAATCCCCCCGGATTGGACTTCTGAACGTAGGCTCTGAAGAAGGAAAAGGGTCAGAGCTTGTAAAAGCTGCATATGAAGAACTTAATCAGATGCCGCTTAATTTTATTGGAAATGTGGAAGCAAGGGACCTTCTGGAAGGAGCTGCGGATGTGGTCGTCTGCGATGGTTTTTCAGGAAATCTTGTGCTGAAATCCATTGAAGGAACGGCTATGTCACTTTTTAGTCTCCTTAAAGAAGAACTTACTTCTTCGTTGAAAAACAAGCTGGCCGCTGGTGTTCTTAAACCTGCTTTTAAGACAGTGAAGAACAAAATGGACTATTCAGAATATGGAGGGGCAGGATTATTTGGATTGAATGCACCAATAATCAAAGCGCATGGATCCTCTGATGCAAAGGCCTTTGCCAGTGCTGTTAAACAGGCCAAAGTTATGCATGATGAGTCAGTAATCGAAACAATCAGGCAATCTGTCGAATCTATTAAAGAAACAGGTGATCAATAG
- the acpP gene encoding acyl carrier protein, producing MATKQERIAKIVSERLGVDESEVKREATFKEDLGADSLDVVELVMELEDEFDLEISDEEAEKILTVGDVVDYIENHK from the coding sequence ATGGCAACGAAACAAGAAAGAATCGCAAAAATCGTATCTGAACGCCTCGGTGTTGATGAATCGGAAGTGAAACGTGAAGCGACGTTCAAGGAAGACCTTGGCGCCGATTCTCTTGATGTAGTAGAGCTCGTAATGGAGCTTGAAGATGAATTCGATCTCGAAATTTCTGATGAAGAAGCAGAAAAAATCTTAACGGTCGGGGACGTCGTCGACTACATAGAGAATCACAAATAG
- a CDS encoding kinase-associated lipoprotein B, which yields MNEGDLVKCTYKTGTYLGEIFNLRPDSKTAVVKILAVVKHPLQGDLHNPGKTDVPLFHERRALSYTEKANIPLSHIKPYSGTIPPYPESLAEAVSEYEEKLKKDDSAFSAASYKTLAQIKESYTFQS from the coding sequence ATGAATGAAGGCGATCTCGTAAAATGCACGTATAAAACAGGTACGTATCTGGGCGAGATTTTCAATCTCCGTCCCGACAGTAAAACAGCTGTTGTTAAAATTCTTGCTGTCGTAAAACATCCTTTGCAGGGCGATCTTCACAACCCCGGCAAAACAGACGTCCCTCTCTTTCATGAACGACGGGCGCTGAGTTATACCGAGAAGGCAAATATTCCTCTGTCCCACATTAAGCCTTACAGTGGAACCATTCCGCCGTACCCGGAATCTCTGGCGGAGGCCGTTTCGGAATACGAGGAAAAATTAAAGAAAGACGATTCAGCTTTTTCAGCGGCTTCCTATAAGACTCTGGCGCAGATTAAAGAATCGTATACTTTTCAGTCATAG
- the fabD gene encoding ACP S-malonyltransferase, with protein sequence MKNIAVIFPGQGAQHIGMGKEISEELPEAKQIFDLADHALQESFSELIFSGEEEKLKRTENTQPALLTTSVAIWRALENRGVTASYAAGHSLGEYSALVASNAMSFTEAVQAVRKRGQFMEEAVPEGQGTMAAILGMEREKLEEVTLQASEEAGPVEPANFNCPGQIVISGSTPGVERAVELAKDAGAKRAMILQVSGPFHSSMMTPAAEKMKPELTHVDITEPQMKVIANVTGKPVAKEQISEALIDQIYSPVLWEETIRYLLDQGVDTFIEAGPGKVLSGLVKKINRRAVTLPVYDLETLEQAVKKLKEDN encoded by the coding sequence GTGAAAAACATAGCAGTAATATTTCCAGGTCAAGGAGCGCAGCATATCGGTATGGGAAAAGAAATTTCTGAGGAGCTTCCGGAAGCTAAACAGATTTTTGATCTGGCTGATCATGCTCTGCAGGAAAGTTTTTCAGAGCTGATTTTTTCAGGAGAAGAAGAGAAGTTAAAACGTACGGAAAACACCCAGCCTGCGCTTCTGACTACGAGCGTTGCAATCTGGCGTGCCCTCGAGAATAGAGGAGTGACGGCTTCCTACGCAGCAGGACATAGTCTTGGCGAATACAGCGCTCTCGTAGCCTCGAATGCAATGTCTTTTACAGAAGCAGTACAGGCCGTAAGGAAGCGGGGACAGTTTATGGAGGAAGCGGTTCCGGAAGGTCAGGGAACTATGGCAGCCATTCTCGGAATGGAAAGAGAGAAACTGGAAGAAGTTACTCTTCAGGCATCAGAAGAAGCTGGACCTGTGGAACCTGCAAATTTCAACTGCCCGGGTCAAATCGTCATTTCCGGCTCCACTCCTGGAGTGGAGCGAGCAGTAGAATTGGCAAAGGATGCTGGTGCTAAACGGGCGATGATTCTTCAGGTGAGCGGACCCTTTCATTCAAGCATGATGACACCGGCAGCCGAAAAAATGAAGCCGGAATTAACGCATGTAGATATTACGGAACCGCAAATGAAAGTAATAGCTAATGTGACAGGGAAACCTGTAGCGAAAGAACAAATCAGTGAGGCACTCATAGATCAGATTTATTCTCCGGTTTTATGGGAGGAAACGATCCGCTATCTTCTTGACCAGGGGGTGGATACATTTATCGAAGCAGGTCCGGGCAAAGTGCTGAGCGGACTTGTTAAAAAAATAAACCGGCGTGCAGTTACCCTTCCGGTGTATGATCTGGAAACGCTGGAACAAGCAGTGAAGAAACTGAAGGAGGATAACTAA
- a CDS encoding putative DNA-binding protein — protein sequence MIDKTIRMNYLYDFYYELLTEKQNQYMSMYYLDDWSLGEIAEHFNISRQAVYDNIRRTEVLLEEYEKKLELLKKYEGRKTQIERLKQLLQQGEQHPHIKEVVRALEKLE from the coding sequence TTGATCGATAAAACAATCCGCATGAACTATTTATATGACTTTTATTATGAGCTCTTAACGGAAAAGCAGAATCAGTATATGTCGATGTATTATTTAGACGACTGGTCATTAGGGGAAATAGCTGAACATTTCAATATCAGCAGACAGGCTGTCTATGATAATATACGCCGTACAGAAGTGCTGTTGGAAGAATACGAAAAAAAATTGGAACTGCTGAAAAAATATGAAGGCAGAAAAACCCAGATTGAGCGGTTGAAACAACTGCTTCAGCAAGGTGAACAACATCCGCATATTAAAGAGGTTGTTCGCGCCCTGGAAAAACTGGAATAG
- the fapR gene encoding transcription factor FapR has protein sequence MKWTKRQRQPKLKEHIKEDPFVTDEALAALFEVSVQTIRLDRLEMNIPEVRERIKDVAQKQYDPVKALPEEEIIGEIVDLELDKYAISIMDIKKEHVFSRNSIARGHHIFAQANSLAVAVINDQLALTAHADISFKRQVSEGERVIAKAKVLEIGTLRTKVKIESFVEQSLVFEGMFSMFREEKKIKEE, from the coding sequence ATGAAATGGACAAAAAGGCAGCGTCAGCCCAAACTTAAAGAACATATTAAAGAGGATCCATTTGTAACTGATGAAGCGTTAGCCGCTCTGTTTGAAGTGAGTGTGCAGACGATCCGGCTTGACAGGCTGGAAATGAATATTCCAGAGGTTCGGGAGCGTATTAAAGATGTTGCTCAAAAACAGTACGACCCCGTCAAAGCTCTTCCGGAAGAAGAAATTATTGGAGAAATAGTCGATCTTGAACTTGATAAATATGCCATTTCCATAATGGATATTAAAAAGGAACATGTATTTTCCCGTAACAGTATAGCCCGCGGACACCATATTTTCGCGCAGGCTAATTCTTTGGCTGTAGCAGTCATTAATGACCAGCTTGCATTAACAGCCCATGCGGATATTTCTTTTAAGCGTCAGGTTTCGGAAGGGGAAAGAGTAATAGCTAAAGCTAAAGTTCTGGAGATAGGAACGTTAAGAACAAAGGTGAAAATCGAGAGCTTTGTTGAGCAGTCTCTCGTTTTTGAAGGTATGTTCTCGATGTTCCGGGAAGAAAAAAAAATAAAGGAGGAATGA